From the genome of Bubalus kerabau isolate K-KA32 ecotype Philippines breed swamp buffalo chromosome 13, PCC_UOA_SB_1v2, whole genome shotgun sequence:
gtGAGGATGCCTACGTCAGCATGGTGGGCTTATGAATGACGCTTCTTATTTCCAAACTGTCTATAATGATGTTTCATTGTTTTTACAATAATCtgcttcaaaaagaaaacaaaccaacaaacaaaacagtTGAAGCCAAGATAAATGATAGTTACCGTCTTCATTATCAAGATCTGAGACATTCCCAGCTGCCACATCCTTTTCCTTGAGGTAGTTCAGCACGAACTGCTCAATGTCTTCGGCTGTGGTGGGGTTCTCAAGGCCTTTCTCAAGACTTGCTGGTCTCTGGCTCAAAGGACTTCCCTCTTCCCCTACGCTTTGCTCCTGGAGTTGCCCGAGATGACCTGCGTCTGGGAACcactgaactgtaaagaaagtgTTATAACGATCACCTTGGTCATTGACGATAGGCATTAGTACCTTCTAACTAGAATAAGCTCTTTGCTATGGCCCGTGTGGCCACCACAGGATCCAGTCTCTACCTCTCTCCAATCTTCTCTTCTAACCACTCCTGGCTGCCTGTTCATTGACCATCTTCTGGTTCCTCCAGTCTGTCAGGCGTCCTCCCGCCTGTGAACTTCTGCACATGCTGTTCTCATTGTCTGGAATACTTTCACCCCCTATGTCACATCTGGTTAATTCCAACTCACTTTTAGTATCTTAATACAAATACACCTCACCCAGTAAAGCCATCCCTTGACTCCCGTACCCCATCCCAACTTCAGTCTCTTATATGCTATATTAGATATGTTCTTTTCATGTCTAATGTTCTTTCATTTCAACTCATCAGCATTTGCAGTTACTGTATTTACTTTGTATGTCTTGTTTAGTGCCTGAATCTCCCATTAGACTTTGTGCTCCAGTGATTACCCCTGCAAAGTCAGTCTGCCCAGCATGGAGTGGATGCTCAAAACACacgctgaatgaataaatacgcTAGACTGAAGGACAGCTACAAGAGACAAAATTCTGAGTGCAGACTACATTGCTCATCAGCACAAGAGAGGTTCAGCAGAGCCTTGAGAACTAACAAGTCTCACACAGGTATTTGATACAAAATGCTTCAGAAGGCTGGCATTTTCTCTCCAAagcttttccttcttcagtgatccTCTAATACTTTTGATGTGTCACCAGGGAATAAGCTTCAAATGGTACCCAATCTGGTTTTCAAACTGTGCCTTGAGGAGCCCGAGGGCTCTGCAGAAATGTCTCAGGGTCACAAGAGGAAGGGCACCCAGAGACAGCAGGTTAAAGGGTGGGAACAGGGTTTCTACACCTTCTGTGGCCAGCACTGCTCTCGTTTTAACTCTTTTTATATATTGGGGTCCCCCAGGGCTTCAATTCAAAAATGGCACTTAATacttaaagaacaaaacaataagAAAGCCCTGTAGCCTGAATTTTTGTCCTCCTTTTGCAGACAGGAGGGGAAAGTCTCTGATAACCTTTGCACCTGCTAATCTcctttctgcttccctggtggctcagcagtaaagaatccacctgccaaaggaggagacgtgggttcaatccctgggtcaggaagattccctggagaaggaaatggcaacctgttccagtattcttgcttgggacatcccatggacagaggagcctagcaggttgcagtccatggggtcacaaagagtcagacacaacttagcaactaagacAACGGCAGCAACAATCTCCTTTCTATCAAGGAGTATCTGCAAAGAGTCACAGCAGTAGCAGATGGGCTATGCCCGGGCCAGGCAACTGGGAGTGGCAGAGAGCGAATGCTGGACATGAGAACCCCTGGTTCAGTATTTGAAGGTTCCTAAACGAAGGGATTGATTATGCCAGTGCTTCACCGCCCAGACATAAACCTGTTCTTATTGTACTCTGAGGGACTGCATTCCCAATGGGTTAAAGCCAGTACCCAACATTTACACTGCTGAAAGCAGACACGCTGAGAAGATTATTTTCTAGATTTAAGGCTACTGCCAGACATTAAAAAGTCTTTGCTCACAAATGGcttttaaacatatgaaaagaagctcaaccTCACTCTTAATGCAAATTAAACTATAATAAGGTGCAATTTTTCTCCTACTGGATTAGCAAAGATCAAAAAGCTAAGGTAATAtacagggtgggtggggggtggcaaAATTGCTGCTCTCTTATACTGCTGATGGGAGTTTAAATTGGTGTAACCTCTTTACAGAGCAATTTGAAACTGTATCTCTCTATCAAAGACTCAAATGTAACACTCTCTAAGCCAGCAATTGTCTTAGGAATTTACCCTATAGATACACTTAGACATGTTCAAAATGACCTACAAAGATACTCACTGCAGCATTTTTGGGGGGGAGCAAAAAGAGGGGAGCAAAAAGATCAGAACAAATAAAATGTCCACCAAGAAAGGACTGCTTAAATCATGGTGCAGCTGTGCAACAGAACACTATGCGGCCATCAAAATAATACGGCAGCTCCGTGTGTGCATGCGGCATGTTCTTTGGGGGCCAAGGTGTGTGGCATGGatgctttctcatttttcaaagagactccattttttgttgttgttgctgttacaaATAATCAGCCAACCAAAAGCTGGTGCTAAGCAGTAATTTAACTGACAGTTCTTGCCTTCACTATGGAACCTTATGGCTTTTTAGTCAATGAGTGTGAAACGCTGTGCTTATAGTAACTCGGTTTCCTAAAAGGCATACCGGGTTCTTTTAAAACCTTTCGGAAGTTCCCTGAGACCGCACTTCCACTCCCATCTTAAGAGAATGTGACCATCAATTAGAAGAAGGAAAGCCAGCAGACAGTGCTACTTTGCTTCATGCGGGGCTGATCCCCACATGTGCGTTCCCCACAGAACTGCTTACCATCCAAAATGCAAGTGTTGTCTGGGTTATTTTGAAACTTCTGGAATAGCTATCCCCACTTTGGCAGCTTTTCCTAGGATGTTATCAAGTCAAGCTTTTGCCATCCTCATTATCCTTTCTACAATTTAAGGAAAGGGTGCTATACAGGATCCCTCCTTTAGAAATGATCAAAGACACTGGCAATCCAAGGCAATTCCATTTTCAAGGCCCAAAATGAGATATCTcctgagagaatatatatatataaataattccatagacagaggagcctggcaggttacagtccatgaggttgcaaagattcagacgtgactaagtgactaacacactttggCCTTTCTCGATGGCTAAAGCGGATAAAGAATCCATCAGCAGTGCAGGGAATACAGAAAgaagagggttcgatccctgggtccaaaagatcccctggaggaggaaatggtgacccattccaatattcttgcctgaataatcccatggacagaggagcatggcgggctacagtccaaagggtcacaaagagtttgacacaactgagcaggcacaactatcatgagtgtgtgtatgctgcacagcatgtgagatcttagttcttcaaccagggatcaaacccgaaacCTCTGCACTGGttgcatggagtcttaactgctggactctCAGGGAAGTCCCCGAGGATATTTTTAATAggctttttcttaatatattttttaaaactcaaattaaGACATAGTAGAGTtctccaatggcaccccactccagcactcttgcctggaaaatcccatggatggaggagcctggtgggctgcagtccatggggttgcaaagagttggacacgactgagcaacttcactttcacttttcactttcatgcattggagaaggaatggcaacccactccagtattcttgcctgcagaatcccagggacgggggagcctggtgggctgccgtctatggggctgcacagagtcggacacgactgaagcgatttagcagcagcagcagcagcagagttctcCAAAGCACTACAGGCAGGAGTCTAGGCCCTGGAATATTTGGGCCATGGAAGGCATTCATAATCTAAAATCTATAAACAGTCAGCAAGTGTTAGCTGCACTTCCACGAGGGCAGGGACCACCAGGTTCTCCTTGGTCATGGCTGCTATCCCAGTGACTAGCCCAGGACACAGGCTTCTTCGTGGTTGCAAAATACAACCCCTACTCCTTCCTTTGGTCTACAAGGCCTGTGGGATTCACATTTACCCACCCTTTCAATTTCATCTGGTGTCACTCTCTCCACAGTGACCCCTCTCCCATTCTCCAAAGACCCCAAGCCCTTTCTTCCTTCTAGGCCTTTGCATCTGCTATTTGCTTGGCCTGAATATTCTTAAAAACCCTGAAAAGGACATGAACGCTCCATGATGAGCCCTTCTCAAACTTTGGGTCATAGCTATAATGTCCCTTCTTCCGAGAAGCCCTTCCTGACCACTCTGCTACTGttcctgttaccctctcacagGAGCAGGAAAGCTCCTTGAGTTTATCcatcttgttcactgctgtaccctgatttagcacagtgtctgacatCTAACAGGCACCctttatttaatgaatgaatcaCAGAACATTTACATTGCATGTTCATGAATGAACGCTGGAAGCGGGATCAGCTACAGGGCAGAAGACTGTCCCTGTTCAGTTATCTTCCTTGACAAACTTTTCTTACGTGGTCTTGGCTTTGGCAGCTGATAGAATGAGGTCAGTGACCTTTCCACCTACTTTGGCAGCTACTAGCAGTACTGAAATAAATACTGGATGTATGTTCTCTGGATAAAAGGAGCTCATGTATATagcttgttttttagttttttattttttcatgcaaagatggactatCCAGTGGAGGGTTCTTTTTCTTAAGAGTCCAAAACTTTGCCATTGCCAATGGTGGCTAATACCTCCAACAGACACCCAACAAGGtcaaagggaaggagagaaattcAAACCAACTCATACAATTAAAAGGCTAAAGTTTCTAGGCCTGCTCTGACGTGGCCGTCGCTGGCTATGTGTggctatttaaataaaaatacttcagtCCCTCAGGTGCACTTGCTGCATGTGGTTAGTGTACTGGACAGAACAGATATAGAACATTGCcaccatcacagaaagttctgttggacagTACTGTTCTGGATTATCTGTGGACTAAATAATTCATGCTAGTTCTGTTCTCCATTAGCAAAGATACTGCTAACTCGAAATACTGTCAGAAGCAGTCTGGTCTATTGAAGAGAAAAAAGTCATAAATCCTGACTTTCCTCCTTATTAATTGTGTGACCTCGGCTAAGTAGGAGCTCACTGAGCTTTAGttctccttctctgtaaaataaaaataacgtTTACATTTAAAATGTGCAGGGTTTATGTCCCTGGGATGGAGCAGGGGCATTGAGCCTGTTGGGATGGAAGAGACTGTTATAAGCATAAGAACATAAGCAATGGAACCCTAGCATAACATGTGGGACCAGATAAACAACTATACAAATAATGAAACAATGTCCTCCATAGCATAaccacaaataaacaaacaaaaacaagatgcAGCAAACAAGGATACTAGTCCTTCCCTCCCATCAGCATTAAAAAGGGCTCTCAATTCACCTAACGCTGCCATCAGGGCGTGCAGGACACTGACGAAAGTTGCAGCTTTCTTATCATAAAATTGGTCCAGGGTGGCCAAGACATCTTGAACCACGTCTGCCACCAAAGGAAGCAGGCTCGCATCCGAGTTCTGCAGCATGACTTCCAGGACCTTCGGGGTGTGGGGGTGCAGAGAGAGATGACGCAAGTTTAAAGAGATCCCGTTCACCAAATAGTCGGAATTCTCATTGATCAGGTGCTTCAGGGAGTCGTAGCCACAAGCCTGGCAGATGTCCGTCATGGTGCCGATGGCCGCCTGACTGATGAGCAGGGTTTGGTCCCCAGCTTTCTCCAGTACTGGATACAGGGCTGACATCAAGAGCAAACGGAAGTCCTTCCCTAGTGCGTGTGCGAAGTGGCCGATCCCTTCCAACTGGATGCATATCTGCCAGATGTTGCTGTTCATGGAGCAGACCGTGGGACTCGGCTTTGAGAATTCAGGGAAAGAGGTAGGTGGGCAGGTGTGTGGACCAGAAGCGAGGGCCTGAAGGCCCGTCCACCTCATCGTCGGCTCCTCTCCCGCTTCTTCAGCTTCCACGCAAGTGACCAAATACCAGTTTTCTTGGCTTGTGTACACTTCCAGTATGGAGGTCACGATCTCCCTCAGCTCCTGCGGGTCGGCTGGAGTGTGTTTTTCATGGAGAttctccacccccagcccagcagcTCCCACGACCAGCTCATTGAGGATCATGGCGGCCTGCTTCCGGTACACCATGGACTCGTGGTACAGTTCCATAAAGTGATCCACAAGTAAGTAGAGGTTCCCATAGAAGCCAAGCAGCTGACAAACCTGCCTCAAGAGCAGAAAAACCCTCTCGTCGGTGAAGAAGCGGAAATATCTCCTCTGCATTTGAGCCCAGGGCCTCGCGGCTGGAGCCTCTGGAGAAGCTCTCAGATGTTCGGAGTTCCAGCGCCGCTCTTCAACAATTTTGACGTCAGCCACGTCTAACTCCAGAACTTGGATAAGTGCTTTGGAAAGGCGCTGGAGGTGGGCCACAGAGTTGAGGACGAAGTCCACTTTGGGGCCCAAGAGTTTCAGGTACCCGAGTAACAGGGAGAGAGTGGAGAATCGGCCCTGGTCATCTTGGGAGCTCATCAGGCGGGGAAGGGACGTGGCCAGGGAGTGCAGATTTTCTGACAGGACGTCAGCGAAGGCTCTGCTGCCCACCACCACCTTCTCGTCTGCGAAACGCCTCAGGGCTTTATTGCACTGGGCTTGGACGTCAGGACTCTCATCGTTTATCAGACTCACCAGGGCCTTCAGAAGGGGACCAGCTGACTCGATCAGTGACTGACTGCACTTTAAGAGAAGGGCCTCGACAAAGTCTATCAGCTTCAGCCTGACTTTCCAGTGTGGGTGGACTGAAATGCACTCTGTTATCTTTTTAATAAGGATGGTCAACTTGTCACCAGTATTTTTCACCCAGCTGGCTCCCCTGTGAACCATCAGCTCCGCTACCCTGTGCTCCACGGCAGGCTTCGCCTGGACCTCTGAGACCCTTTCGAGCTGGTCATCGGCCATAATGAAACTCACTGTCTCATAAAAGACCTTGAGGGAAGACACGACGATGCTGTGCCCCTGTTTGAAGTCTCCTGTGATGACTCTGGTCAGGGTAGTGGAGAGTCCAGGTAAAAAGGAGGCAAACAAATCCCCCAGCTGCTTCTGCTGGAGCGCATCCAAGGTGCGGGGATGGTCCGGACAGTCACATTGAAACAGCAGAACCTGCAGACATGTTAAGGCAGCCATTTTAATTTCCTTGGATTTCTCCTGTTCTGCGAGGCCCAACAGCAAAGATACGGCAAATCCTAAGCGAGGCAGAATGGAGGGCTGATAAAAAGTCAGAAGGATGTCCCCATAAGCCGAGTGCATCAACGTGCCGAGGCCCCGGATCACAGCCAGTTTCAGCTCCTCAGACACAGCCGCGGGTTTCCGGGAGCTGGGCGAATACAGGCAGGCAGAGAGCTCCGagaagagctcctggaggagcTCTTGTTCCTTGACGCATGTGGAAGAGAGGACGAAGGTGATGCACTCCACCACGCTCTGGATCAAGCGCTCTCTTTTGGGGCCTGGGGTCTTCAGGGTAAATCGCAAAGGGAAGAGGATGTACTGCTGAAGTTCCTGAAGGGCAGAGTCACTCACAGCTTGTAACTGGGCCTGCAGACGCTCCACGTTCTCCACCGTCTGCGTCTTGGTGAGCTGAACGCAGACCGGACGCAAGACACCAAAGGCCTCCTCTGGGGTATCAAACACCGCCATTGTGCAACAGCCTTCCTCTCACTGAGGAAACATCCTGCAGGCTGGAGGGAAGGAGACTTTTCAGTACAGAAGGCCAAGCTCAGAGCAAATACAAAGTGAACTCGCATTCATCACTCAACAGACGTTCAGCAGGGGCCTACGTGCCAGTCACTGCACGAGGTGCtgggggagctgctgctgctgctgctgagtcgcttcagtcatgtctgactctgtgcgaccccagagacggcagcccaccaggctcccctgtccctgggattctccaggcaagaacactggagtgggttgccatttccttctccaatgcatgaaagtgaaaagtgaaagtgaagttgctcagtcgtatccgactctttgcaaccccatggactgcagcccaccaggctcctccattcatgggattttccaggcaagagtactggagtggggtgccattctcgGAAAAGAGCCGGTTCCTGGTCTTTGGGAGCCCTCAGTCCAGTGAGGGAAGCAGATATACAGTGACAATATGATCTATGAAGAATTAGGAGAGACCTGTGCTTACTGTCCTACATGAGCCTGGAAGACCTACATATCTTAACACTCAGACAGACAGCCTGGGTTTCACAGGAGGAAAACGCTGAGGCAAGACTCAAGGGAAGAGTGAATAGAAACCTCAGTGGATTTAAGTATATGCAGAGGCCCATGAAACACTACCCAAAATAAGATACAGAATTATTTACAGCACACTGAAAGGCTCCCTCATTCCCTTTTGCAATCAATTCCCACTTCCCCTACCCATAGGTTCCTTACCCAGAGGTAACCGTTACTCTGACTTTTACCAGTATGGACTAATTATGCCTGTTCTTATCATAGACAGGTTCTAAGCAGAGGGTGATTGGATCAACtttactcactgaaaaagactcccTGGCAGCTAGTAATACAGGAGAAGACTCAGAACTGGGTGGAACTGACAGCAACACAAAATGAAAGGGAGCGGCCAGTGAGACGGGAAAACCAGGAGCGCACATGATCACAGAGACCACGGGAGAAGAGAGGCTGGGGCAGGATGGAGAGGTGgatggcaggcaggcagggaaaGGAGACAGGTTTATAGGTAATCGAAGGAGCTCAGCAACTTTACACAAGAGAAGCTCTTTTTCTCTACGAGGGGAAATGCAAAGTCATGGGCTGACAGTGAACAAGAAGGAGGGGAAACAGAGGGCttgaggaaagaaataaaagtctcCTATATTCCCTCTGGGGAAAGCAAAGCATGCTGGGAAGACATACAAGTCTGGTCCCAGGGTACTGAGGATTGAGCTGAAGCTGGAGACCATAAATACACGTGGCTGTAAAAGGCAGGCAATGGATGGAGGCTTAGAGATCACCTAGCTTGgtggtgtctctctctctctctcactctctctatTTGCTGGGGGCTTCTGAACAGATGATGACAAGAAAGTGTCTGCtggcacttccctggtagtccagtgactaagactccacgctcctaatgcaggggacctgggatTGACTCccggtcagggaattagattccacatgctgctaataaaaatcctgcatgccatacttaagacccaaggcagccaaacaaatattttttttttttatataaaagtgtCTGTTGCTTCTCCCTGTCCCATTACAGCTGGCAGGCAAGTGATGCCTGGTAGGTGTGGGCAAAACCTGCTCAGCCCAGAGAGAGAGCTGGTCCTGGATTTCTCCTCTGGGGTCAGGAAGGGGCTCTGGGGCAACGATTAGGTTCTCATACCCCGTACAGAGTTTGGTCCCCAGAGTTCCACGAGAGGAAGGGCACTGCTGGTCTGTGAGGTTCCTGGTCTCTGTGACCTCCAAGAAGCCAGGGAAGGGAAGAAGCTCAAATCCTCTCTAATCCAGGCTAGCAAAATGCCAGGTATGGATGCCAGAAAGCTAAGTCAAGGACTACCGACGCTCCAGCAGCACCAGCTCACACACTGATGATCCAGAGGTACTAGTAACTGtaacaacagaaagaaagaagttaCCCCTTAATGGGACACAGAGGTCAGGAGTAGGAAAGGCAGACAGAGCACCCCTGAGGTGGTGAACCTTAGAGTAACAGAACAACTGAAGGAGATacaaggtttccctggtggctcagcagtaagcaATCCGCTTGCTAATGTAGaaaacacaggctcaatccctgggttgggaagacccactgaagaagaaaaatggcaaccgactccagtattcttggctgggaaatcccatggacagaggagcctggtgggctacagtccatgaggtcgcaaagagtcagacaggacttcacttcagttcagttcagttcagtcgctcagttgtgtctgactctttgcaaccccatgaatcacagcacgccaggcctccctgtccatcaccaactccacttAACATgacccaaacaacaacaaaaggaaatagATAAAAATCCAAAAAACAGTAATAAGGAAATTCAATTACAAGACAAAAAGATAtctcttagaattttaaaaatatgcctttCCATACCAAAAAAActcaactgattaaaaaaaattttttaagacagTTAATCGCTGTGATCCTATTAGTGGCTAGCAAGATCAAGTAGAGCTATCTTAAAACTGAGCAGAaatacagagagacagaaaatgtgAGGCTTGGAGGATAGATCTGGGAGAACCCACATATAAATAGCTGGGAATtctagaaggagaaaaaagaacagatggAGGAGCTAAAACAAATAAGCAACTGAAACACTTCCCTGAGCTGCAAAAGGATTTACCTGGAGATTGAAAAGACTGAAAGATACACATCTAGTCACATTCTGGTAAAATTCCTGTACACTAAAAGATAAAAGGGGGGGGAAATCACATATGCCTTCAGGAAGAAACAACAAATAACTTAGAAAAAGACCAGCTTTGGACTTCTCATTTGCAATAGAAGACAGTGGAATAGCATCTACTGACTGCAAATAAAGGATTGTGGCCCCCAAACCGTACTTACAGTAAAGAGATGCAGCCATCAGGGTCAAAGAGCCACAGACAAGGATTCAGAGAGGGTAGCACTGCATGTCCTACCAAAGGACTCCATTCAAGTAAGTGACTCAAAACAGACTTAAAATGGGAAGATGAATGAAGAAGGAAACACTGCTTAGTAACTTTTTTATCTTTTAGCATGGAAAACTTCCTTCAAATAGAACAGTTTAAATGGAAGCCCAGCATGGAAAACTGATAAAATCAGTGTCTGGTTAAAGCTGGGTGGAAGGCGATGGCCTGGGGTCCTGCATCTCTCTTATTCATCTCAGGAGTTTCGGGAAGATAACTTGGGGGTCCCAGGAACTACGTTCTCAGATTACATGACAAAAACTGTAAGAGTGCTAGTGAAGACACCACAGCCTGTCCGAAACTGAACTCATCTGCTCTTTCTGCTGTATTCCCTTCGTGATTTATGGTCCTCACCTGGGCTAGACACCTTAGACTCTGCATTCTTTcacctccctttaaaaaaaaaaaaattatttttgggtcttcgttgctgcccaaGCTTTTCTAGagctgcggcgagcaggggccacCCCTCATTGTGGTGGTTGggctctcactgcagtggcttctcttgtgctaGAGCACAGGCTTCGGTGGTCGCGGCTCACAGGTTTCAGCAGTTGGGGTGggagagctcagtagttgcagctcccaggctctagagcacaggctcagtagtggtggcgcgcaggcttagttgctctgtggcatgtgggattcttctggaccagggactgaacctgtgtctcctgcgttggcaggtggattctttaccacagagccaccgaggaagccctcACCTTTCTCTTAATTCCACTCTTCCCTTAAGCTTCATCAGTTCTACGCCTTCAATATCTTTCAAATCTACTGATGCTTATAATCATCTATTTAATATTGGACTGATCAAAATGTTTTTTCTCTGGCAACCCTTGCCTTGTGTGTATGTCCTTCTTGAACCCACATTTCACATTGACAtgtaagtaatttttttaaaacaaaaacctggATCACTCTTTTCCATGGTTAAAATTCATCACCTGTTCTTTGTAGCCCGCTTAAAGTACAAACACCTTTGTAGCATGGCGTACGGGGCTCTGCACCATCAGGCCCATGCTCATCAACTTCCTTTCTCGCTGCTTCGCCCCTTGAAGTGGaaactgcagcatgtgagatgacagAACCCGCAGTTCCCTCAGCAGGTGGTGCTGTCGCAGCGGCCTTTCTCCTTGCGCTGCACACACCGCCACTACAGTATTCAGCGCGCTGAATTATTTTGTTGGTGCCTGTTTTACCTACTTTAGACTAGGCAACCATACACCCAGAGGCCGCAAGAGCATCTGGCATATGACAAAGCGCTCAAAAACACCTGTACAGATTCTCCTTTCAAGTAGCTCCAGTAGAGGATAGCAGGCCAATACACCTGGtgacaactagagaagcccagagaaattttaaaaaccacttcTTAAAtcaaagttggactgtgaagaaggctgagcaccaaagaattgatgcctttgagctgtggtgttggagaagactcttgagagttccttggactgcaaggagatccaaccagtccattctgaaggagatcagccctgggatttctttggaaggaatgatgctaaagctgaagctccagtactttggccacctcatgcgaagagttgactcattggaaaagaccctgatgctgggagggactgggggcaggaggagaaggggatgacagaggatgagatggctggatggcatcactgactcgacggacatgtgagtgaactccgggagttggtgatagacagggaggcctggcgtgctgcggttcatggggtcgcaaagagtcagacacgactgagcgactgatctgatctgaaagcatCAAATAGTTGTAGAAGCAACAAAGACCAGATGGACTAACTCCAGCGAAGGATGAAAGTCACAGTGAGTCAACAATCAAcagctggtttgtttgttttcctttggtcTATTTGCTGATTTCTGGATGTGGCTCAAGCTTATGATGAGGCCCAGGCTGAGGGCTGTCACTGATGAAAAAGCAACAATGATGCTTTTAATGTGGTCATATAGGATTGGGGTCCTATAAGCAAAACCATAGTCTTCAGGAATCTCAAAATACATGACTTCTGAGAGGAGGCTGCTGCTGGGGGACAAATGGCTGAGAAATggctaacaaaatgaaagagaTTAACCCACAAATTCAAGAAGCTTAGAAAACTCTAAGCTGATAATacaaagagaaacacagagacaCATCATACAGCCAAAAAgccagaaataaagagaaaaatcttaacaCAGCAGTAGAAGTGGTAGATATCTTCTCTAAAGAAATGATGAAATccacaaaacaacagaatgacatCTCTAAAGCGATGAAAGAAAGTAACTGCTAACCTTGAATTTTACACTCtacaaaaatatctttcaaaattaaAGGTAAATGCAAGTCAATAATGC
Proteins encoded in this window:
- the TTI1 gene encoding TELO2-interacting protein 1 homolog isoform X2 → MAVFDTPEEAFGVLRPVCVQLTKTQTVENVERLQAQLQAVSDSALQELQQYILFPLRFTLKTPGPKRERLIQSVVECITFVLSSTCVKEQELLQELFSELSACLYSPSSRKPAAVSEELKLAVIRGLGTLMHSAYGDILLTFYQPSILPRLGFAVSLLLGLAEQEKSKEIKMAALTCLQVLLFQCDCPDHPRTLDALQQKQLGDLFASFLPGLSTTLTRVITGDFKQGHSIVVSSLKVFYETVSFIMADDQLERVSEVQAKPAVEHRVAELMVHRGASWVKNTGDKLTILIKKITECISVHPHWKVRLKLIDFVEALLLKCSQSLIESAGPLLKALVSLINDESPDVQAQCNKALRRFADEKVVVGSRAFADVLSENLHSLATSLPRLMSSQDDQGRFSTLSLLLGYLKLLGPKVDFVLNSVAHLQRLSKALIQVLELDVADVKIVEERRWNSEHLRASPEAPAARPWAQMQRRYFRFFTDERVFLLLRQVCQLLGFYGNLYLLVDHFMELYHESMVYRKQAAMILNELVVGAAGLGVENLHEKHTPADPQELREIVTSILEVYTSQENWYLVTCVEAEEAGEEPTMRWTGLQALASGPHTCPPTSFPEFSKPSPTVCSMNSNIWQICIQLEGIGHFAHALGKDFRLLLMSALYPVLEKAGDQTLLISQAAIGTMTDICQACGYDSLKHLINENSDYLVNGISLNLRHLSLHPHTPKVLEVMLQNSDASLLPLVADVVQDVLATLDQFYDKKAATFVSVLHALMAALVQWFPDAGHLGQLQEQSVGEEGSPLSQRPASLEKGLENPTTAEDIEQFVLNYLKEKDVAAGNVSDLDNEDEEQSDPPEAEGDGTGPHVEPPLPAHIQLATGAGERCVHLMADESLNTRLKVLDVLDLCVVVLQSHKNQLLPLAHRAWPSLVHRLTNDDPLAVLRAFKVLRTLGGKCGDFLRSRFCKDVLPKLAGSLVSQAPVSARAGPVYSHTLAFKLQLAVLQGLGPLCERLDLGEGDLNKVADACLIYLSAKQPVKLQEAARRKEEPEMKISHAASDVCGNVTTVSDIRGSFLSAFSST
- the TTI1 gene encoding TELO2-interacting protein 1 homolog isoform X1, with the protein product MAVFDTPEEAFGVLRPVCVQLTKTQTVENVERLQAQLQAVSDSALQELQQYILFPLRFTLKTPGPKRERLIQSVVECITFVLSSTCVKEQELLQELFSELSACLYSPSSRKPAAVSEELKLAVIRGLGTLMHSAYGDILLTFYQPSILPRLGFAVSLLLGLAEQEKSKEIKMAALTCLQVLLFQCDCPDHPRTLDALQQKQLGDLFASFLPGLSTTLTRVITGDFKQGHSIVVSSLKVFYETVSFIMADDQLERVSEVQAKPAVEHRVAELMVHRGASWVKNTGDKLTILIKKITECISVHPHWKVRLKLIDFVEALLLKCSQSLIESAGPLLKALVSLINDESPDVQAQCNKALRRFADEKVVVGSRAFADVLSENLHSLATSLPRLMSSQDDQGRFSTLSLLLGYLKLLGPKVDFVLNSVAHLQRLSKALIQVLELDVADVKIVEERRWNSEHLRASPEAPAARPWAQMQRRYFRFFTDERVFLLLRQVCQLLGFYGNLYLLVDHFMELYHESMVYRKQAAMILNELVVGAAGLGVENLHEKHTPADPQELREIVTSILEVYTSQENWYLVTCVEAEEAGEEPTMRWTGLQALASGPHTCPPTSFPEFSKPSPTVCSMNSNIWQICIQLEGIGHFAHALGKDFRLLLMSALYPVLEKAGDQTLLISQAAIGTMTDICQACGYDSLKHLINENSDYLVNGISLNLRHLSLHPHTPKVLEVMLQNSDASLLPLVADVVQDVLATLDQFYDKKAATFVSVLHALMAALVQWFPDAGHLGQLQEQSVGEEGSPLSQRPASLEKGLENPTTAEDIEQFVLNYLKEKDVAAGNVSDLDNEDEEQSDPPEAEGDGTGPHVEPPLPAHIQLATGAGERCVHLMADESLNTRLKVLDVLDLCVVVLQSHKNQLLPLAHRAWPSLVHRLTNDDPLAVLRAFKVLRTLGGKCGDFLRSRFCKDVLPKLAGSLVSQAPVSARAGPVYSHTLAFKLQLAVLQGLGPLCERLDLGEGDLNKVADACLIYLSAKQPVKLQEAARSVFLHLMKVDPDSTWFLLNELYCPEEFTPPHPSLHPVQLRGATRQQNPYSANVLRLLPELQ